In one Mucilaginibacter sp. PAMB04168 genomic region, the following are encoded:
- a CDS encoding sigma-70 family RNA polymerase sigma factor, with protein sequence MLVNVNINDDLKLFALLKQGDDQAFEDIYNKYWYDLYKTAFKRLNDKEKCRDIVQNVFTDLWNRRNELEILNLQAYLHTAARFQALKTISKLSNKTIFIEAFNSNITSGLQSDENLLKKEAQKLVEQFIKALPAKRRKIFVMHYMDDLSTAHIAQELSLSQKTVQNQLTTASHALRLKLTHLFSYVIILAVLQYR encoded by the coding sequence TTGCTTGTTAATGTAAATATCAATGACGACTTGAAACTTTTTGCTTTGTTAAAGCAAGGAGACGATCAAGCGTTTGAAGATATTTACAATAAATACTGGTACGATCTGTATAAAACTGCCTTTAAGCGACTTAATGATAAAGAAAAGTGCCGGGATATAGTTCAAAACGTATTCACTGATCTTTGGAACAGGAGAAACGAATTAGAAATACTGAATTTACAAGCATACCTCCATACGGCAGCACGCTTTCAGGCACTAAAAACAATTAGTAAACTGTCAAACAAAACTATTTTTATTGAGGCTTTTAATAGCAACATCACTTCAGGATTGCAAAGCGATGAAAACCTGCTTAAAAAAGAAGCGCAAAAATTGGTTGAGCAATTCATAAAAGCTCTTCCTGCAAAACGACGAAAAATTTTCGTAATGCACTATATGGATGATCTGAGCACAGCGCATATTGCACAGGAATTAAGCTTGTCTCAGAAAACCGTTCAAAACCAGCTTACTACCGCATCACACGCACTTCGGCTAAAACTTACCCACCTATTTAGCTATGTAATTATCCTGGCTGTTTTGCAATACAGATAG
- a CDS encoding FecR domain-containing protein, which produces MSGYNSYKDIQKMIERYVAGTATAEEAAFVESYYAYQDRNEVPDISADEKEALRKETFENISNQLNATPQTKKRIINIYRYATVAAVLLVATTTAYLFLHRASPSNKLENVSVKKPLDVMPGSNKAILTLADGSTMILDDKADGNLKELPGLIITKTRKGELVYKVLSKQSSEQITAINTVTTPKGGQYQVVLPDGTRVWLNAASRLTYPQFFAGKTREVKLEGEGYFEVSKNKAMPFHVFTGNQDVEVTGTHFNINGYMDDGSINTTLLEGGITLHHHGRSQKIIPGEQANVLTKPFAIKVQRVDTEEVVAWKNGLFEFNNASLRQIMSQLERWYDIKVDYSSLPAKRYNGMVPRSANLSRVLKMLEVTGNIKFEIQNNRQLSVMAE; this is translated from the coding sequence ATGTCCGGCTACAATTCTTATAAGGATATTCAAAAAATGATTGAAAGGTATGTGGCAGGAACAGCCACTGCTGAGGAGGCTGCATTTGTTGAATCATACTATGCCTACCAGGATCGTAATGAAGTACCCGACATTTCGGCAGACGAAAAAGAAGCACTTCGCAAAGAAACTTTTGAAAACATATCTAATCAACTGAACGCTACACCACAAACTAAAAAACGTATCATTAACATCTATAGGTACGCAACGGTTGCTGCAGTGTTATTGGTAGCCACCACTACTGCTTATTTGTTTTTACATCGAGCATCTCCAAGTAACAAGCTTGAGAATGTAAGTGTTAAAAAACCGCTTGACGTAATGCCGGGCTCTAACAAAGCCATACTTACCCTTGCCGATGGCTCAACCATGATACTCGACGATAAGGCAGATGGCAACTTGAAAGAGCTGCCTGGCCTCATCATTACTAAAACACGTAAAGGCGAGCTGGTATATAAGGTCTTAAGTAAACAAAGCAGTGAGCAAATTACCGCAATCAATACCGTAACTACACCTAAAGGCGGGCAATATCAGGTGGTGTTACCCGATGGTACGCGCGTTTGGCTGAATGCCGCATCCAGGCTAACCTACCCGCAATTTTTTGCTGGCAAAACACGCGAAGTTAAACTGGAAGGCGAGGGCTACTTTGAAGTATCAAAAAATAAGGCCATGCCTTTTCATGTTTTTACTGGCAACCAGGATGTAGAAGTTACCGGTACACATTTTAACATTAACGGTTATATGGATGATGGATCGATTAATACCACCCTGCTCGAAGGCGGCATAACGCTACACCACCATGGTCGCTCACAGAAAATTATACCCGGCGAGCAAGCAAACGTTTTAACTAAGCCATTTGCCATAAAAGTACAGAGGGTAGATACTGAAGAAGTTGTGGCCTGGAAAAATGGATTGTTTGAGTTCAATAATGCAAGCTTGAGGCAAATCATGAGTCAGTTGGAGCGCTGGTACGATATTAAAGTAGATTATAGCAGTCTCCCTGCAAAACGCTACAATGGGATGGTACCCCGCAGTGCAAACTTATCAAGAGTACTCAAAATGCTTGAAGTTACCGGCAACATCAAATTTGAAATTCAGAACAACCGGCAGCTAAGCGTGATGGCCGAATAA
- a CDS encoding TonB-dependent receptor — protein sequence MKFYYDPFKPKDTNSTTITLNANHPKIFRMMKITALLMTLFCLQISAKTFSQRVSLNERNMPLEQVLKEIKRQTGIYFLYDADLLQQRSKPVSINVKNTAIEEVMNIALKSQPFNWEISENTILIKPVSVKPVNKAQTQNIDVRGKIIDENGQPLMGVTVTAKGTSLGAVTDINGNFTLPNVKEDAILLISYIGYTSKEVKATAQLGTVSLLPSVGTLNDVVVTGYTNYSRNQSANAATLVTAEKINQVPGLTLDQILQGRVPGMSVISSSGQPGQSASVVIRGIGSVNGSSTPLYVLDGIPIEGTYFQTINPEDIESTTVLKDASAKALYGSRGSNGVIVLTTKKGKLGKVAVQYNSQYGISKLSRPNFIMMNTAERLQFEEEIGAAYNRTLGPGWTYSPKNPAYAAGTPAFRSRADAILDSLRGINTDWRDEFFQTGKFQEQQVSISGGNEGLRFYNSLNYYKQEGVAKRTGLDRYALRSNLDFKSGKFSGSTNVSIGYSNSSFTEGEGGTGVGTSMASVYYALPYEYPYAPDGTLIHQGNKSQYNILDLREGSQGLERLLNSSNKTDQLKSIIGMSFAYQILPELKVTTRAGIDYRNSTDQLYINPDSYYGSRSVANTLGGKGRFDEATRRNFNIISTSGLTYSKVFNDVHNLEVSGFYEYIYNNYNSFGFTGFGIDGRLPETPAGITNGSATFLPSVSGSKTKSALASFMGIARYTYNDKYTLTGSYRYDGSTKVAPVNKWHGFYSVGGNWVAKKENFLKDVDLVNDLRFRASYGTTASPLNSDFGYLASFSANTSYGGVAGTRPTSPGNADYDWEYVNELNVGFDLHLFKSDRVRISADYYNRITSNMFFDQPLSATSGFNTLPLSSGKMRNRGIEFDVSGDIIKNRSITWTIGANAGYNKNTILELTPLADMLLDGDTRIFKVGLPYGTYYAPDWAGVDPQTGNAQYYNLDGSVTTTYNAAAQNATNSGSLYPAFTGGFNTNVTWKNFTLSALFSFVSGVKRWNNEDFYNENQRYATSNQSIRMLNDIWKKPGDMATLQRFDVPRNFTSKDIQDASFLRFRNLNIGYNIPQALLQKTKVFKSARVFIQGENLYTWTKWRGLDPENNSVYGRFQYPNTRTFTAGLNVNF from the coding sequence ATGAAATTCTACTATGATCCATTTAAGCCCAAGGACACAAACTCCACTACTATTACCTTAAACGCTAATCACCCAAAAATTTTTAGGATGATGAAAATTACAGCGCTGCTCATGACTTTATTTTGCCTGCAGATCAGTGCAAAAACGTTTTCTCAACGCGTTAGTTTAAACGAGCGTAATATGCCATTGGAACAGGTGTTGAAGGAAATTAAACGCCAAACAGGTATCTACTTTTTATATGACGCCGATTTGCTTCAGCAAAGATCTAAGCCGGTAAGCATTAATGTAAAAAACACGGCTATTGAAGAAGTGATGAACATTGCTTTAAAATCGCAGCCGTTTAACTGGGAAATTTCTGAAAACACCATTCTTATTAAACCGGTTTCAGTTAAACCGGTTAACAAAGCGCAAACACAAAACATAGATGTACGCGGAAAGATAATTGATGAAAACGGACAACCGCTAATGGGTGTTACGGTAACTGCAAAAGGCACCTCTTTAGGTGCGGTTACTGATATAAATGGTAATTTTACCCTTCCAAACGTTAAGGAAGATGCTATACTGTTAATTTCTTACATAGGTTACACCTCCAAAGAAGTGAAAGCCACGGCACAGTTAGGGACGGTGAGCCTCTTGCCTTCTGTAGGCACGCTGAATGATGTGGTGGTAACCGGTTATACTAATTATTCACGTAACCAATCGGCCAATGCCGCAACGCTGGTAACGGCAGAAAAAATCAACCAGGTACCAGGTCTAACGCTCGATCAGATTTTGCAGGGACGTGTACCCGGCATGAGTGTAATTTCGTCATCAGGTCAGCCAGGTCAGAGTGCGTCTGTCGTTATTAGGGGTATTGGAAGTGTAAACGGCTCCTCAACTCCCCTATACGTGTTAGATGGTATTCCTATAGAAGGAACGTATTTTCAAACAATCAATCCTGAGGATATCGAATCGACAACGGTGCTTAAAGATGCCTCAGCCAAAGCATTGTACGGTTCGAGGGGATCTAATGGTGTAATTGTATTAACCACAAAAAAAGGCAAACTGGGTAAAGTTGCTGTTCAGTACAATTCACAATATGGTATCTCGAAACTAAGCCGCCCTAACTTTATTATGATGAACACGGCAGAACGCCTGCAATTTGAAGAAGAAATTGGCGCTGCTTACAACCGCACCTTAGGCCCGGGCTGGACTTATTCGCCCAAGAATCCGGCCTATGCGGCGGGTACACCTGCCTTCAGATCACGGGCCGATGCCATATTGGACAGTTTAAGAGGAATTAATACCGATTGGAGAGACGAGTTTTTCCAAACCGGTAAGTTTCAGGAACAACAGGTGAGCATTAGCGGGGGGAACGAAGGTTTGAGGTTTTATAACTCCTTAAATTATTACAAGCAGGAAGGCGTGGCCAAACGTACAGGACTCGATCGCTATGCTTTAAGAAGTAACCTGGACTTTAAATCAGGTAAGTTTTCGGGTAGTACCAACGTTTCTATAGGCTACTCCAACTCAAGCTTTACAGAGGGCGAAGGCGGTACAGGTGTAGGCACCTCAATGGCGTCGGTATACTATGCCCTACCTTATGAGTACCCTTATGCCCCCGATGGAACACTGATTCATCAGGGTAATAAAAGTCAATACAATATCCTAGATCTGCGTGAGGGTAGCCAGGGTTTAGAGCGCTTGCTTAACTCGTCTAACAAAACCGATCAGTTAAAGAGTATCATAGGCATGTCGTTTGCCTACCAGATTTTACCTGAGCTTAAGGTTACCACCAGGGCTGGTATAGATTACCGTAACTCTACCGATCAGCTTTATATCAACCCCGATTCGTACTATGGATCGCGTAGCGTTGCTAACACACTAGGCGGCAAAGGCCGCTTTGATGAAGCAACCCGACGTAATTTTAATATCATATCCACTTCAGGTTTAACTTATTCAAAGGTCTTTAATGATGTACATAACCTCGAAGTGTCTGGCTTTTATGAGTACATCTATAATAATTACAACAGTTTTGGTTTCACCGGCTTTGGTATAGATGGGCGCTTGCCCGAAACCCCCGCTGGTATAACTAATGGCAGTGCAACATTTTTACCGAGTGTAAGCGGAAGCAAAACCAAAAGTGCTTTAGCCTCATTTATGGGAATTGCCCGTTACACTTACAATGATAAATATACCCTTACCGGAAGCTACCGCTATGACGGATCTACCAAGGTTGCCCCTGTTAATAAATGGCATGGGTTTTATTCTGTAGGTGGTAATTGGGTGGCTAAAAAGGAAAATTTCCTGAAAGATGTTGATTTAGTGAATGACCTGCGCTTTCGTGCAAGCTACGGCACTACGGCGAGCCCTTTAAATTCCGATTTTGGATACCTGGCTTCGTTCAGTGCCAATACCTCCTATGGCGGGGTGGCAGGTACGCGTCCAACATCGCCAGGAAATGCCGATTATGATTGGGAGTACGTAAATGAATTAAACGTAGGCTTTGATTTGCATTTGTTTAAATCTGACCGGGTACGTATTTCGGCCGATTATTACAATCGCATCACCTCCAACATGTTCTTCGATCAGCCACTGTCGGCCACCTCGGGCTTTAATACATTGCCTTTAAGCTCTGGTAAAATGCGTAATCGTGGGATTGAATTTGACGTAAGCGGCGATATCATTAAAAACCGCAGCATCACCTGGACAATTGGAGCTAATGCCGGTTACAATAAAAACACCATATTAGAACTTACACCACTTGCCGATATGCTACTGGACGGCGACACCCGCATATTTAAAGTTGGCCTGCCTTACGGAACTTATTACGCACCAGACTGGGCCGGCGTTGACCCGCAAACCGGTAATGCACAATATTACAACCTCGATGGTAGTGTTACCACCACCTATAATGCAGCTGCGCAAAACGCAACAAACTCAGGTAGCTTATATCCTGCCTTTACAGGTGGCTTTAATACTAATGTTACCTGGAAAAACTTTACTTTGAGCGCCTTGTTCTCTTTTGTATCGGGTGTAAAACGCTGGAACAATGAAGATTTTTACAACGAAAATCAACGTTATGCAACCAGTAACCAATCTATCCGAATGCTCAATGATATCTGGAAAAAGCCTGGAGACATGGCAACATTGCAACGCTTTGATGTTCCGCGTAACTTTACTTCTAAAGACATCCAGGACGCTTCCTTTTTACGATTCAGAAACTTAAATATTGGCTACAATATCCCTCAGGCTCTTCTACAAAAAACCAAGGTTTTTAAATCGGCAAGAGTTTTTATACAAGGCGAAAACTTGTATACATGGACAAAATGGAGAGGTTTAGACCCTGAGAACAATAGCGTTTATGGCAGATTTCAATATCCTAATACACGCACTTTTACAGCCGGTTTAAATGTTAATTTTTAA
- a CDS encoding RagB/SusD family nutrient uptake outer membrane protein encodes MIKKLYKTYTLILSILILSASCTKLDLQPTDIIDPTKAYRNINDINMGILGVYALLDYTQISLNATVTDEATYPTENNVGNSDAYRWLYNPSSGSVTSLYITYYQAIDRANRTIEGLEALTFTGADAATANRYKGELLALRAYLHFELLRAYAASYQAGALGVPYMKVSGIGYPARDNFEVVVNNAKADLAEAKTLMPSTSTDKTRISNRTIVAAIQARVALYEKNWTDAVTYSSEVITAIPLATKAQFPGIWTDANDNEVVWKLKRVGTNDSRVGDFFFRQTGGIVLYAPALKLINTFDQVNDLRYPAYIKFDATRTGTKSQYLVNKYIGGTSTAPGLTDVKLFRTGEMYLIRAEARAESTGDAAADLNALRTARINGYTNSTFGDKQALIDAIYTERYKELAFEGHRFYDLRRRNLSVQRLAADATNASGAVTLLPTQAQYAFPIPAQEVLINKNTIQNPKY; translated from the coding sequence ATGATAAAGAAACTATATAAAACATATACGCTTATATTATCAATCCTGATACTATCGGCTTCATGCACCAAATTGGATTTGCAACCCACCGATATTATCGATCCTACTAAAGCCTATCGCAATATCAATGACATTAATATGGGCATATTAGGTGTTTATGCACTATTGGATTATACGCAAATAAGCTTAAACGCAACCGTAACCGACGAGGCTACTTACCCAACAGAAAACAATGTTGGCAACAGTGATGCGTATCGCTGGCTGTATAATCCTAGCAGTGGATCGGTAACATCTCTTTATATTACTTATTACCAGGCCATTGATCGTGCCAACCGTACTATTGAAGGTTTAGAAGCCTTAACTTTTACCGGTGCTGACGCAGCAACAGCAAACCGCTATAAAGGCGAATTGCTGGCTTTGCGTGCTTATCTGCACTTTGAATTACTTAGAGCTTATGCAGCATCTTACCAGGCTGGCGCATTAGGCGTGCCTTACATGAAGGTTTCAGGCATCGGCTATCCTGCACGTGATAATTTTGAGGTGGTTGTTAATAATGCGAAAGCAGATTTGGCCGAAGCTAAAACACTAATGCCTTCAACCTCTACCGATAAAACCCGTATCAGCAATCGCACAATCGTTGCTGCCATTCAGGCCCGGGTAGCCCTTTACGAAAAAAACTGGACTGACGCCGTCACCTATTCATCTGAGGTTATTACAGCCATACCACTGGCCACCAAGGCGCAGTTCCCGGGCATATGGACCGATGCTAACGATAATGAAGTGGTTTGGAAATTGAAAAGGGTTGGAACAAACGATTCACGAGTGGGCGACTTTTTCTTTCGCCAAACAGGCGGTATTGTGCTTTATGCACCTGCTTTAAAACTCATCAACACTTTTGACCAGGTGAATGATTTGCGTTACCCTGCCTACATTAAGTTTGATGCCACCCGTACAGGTACTAAATCACAATATCTGGTTAATAAGTATATTGGTGGTACATCAACGGCGCCCGGCTTAACCGATGTTAAATTGTTCCGTACAGGCGAAATGTATCTCATCAGGGCCGAAGCCCGGGCCGAAAGCACCGGTGACGCAGCTGCAGACCTGAATGCTTTGCGCACAGCCCGTATAAATGGTTATACCAATTCAACCTTTGGTGATAAACAAGCTTTGATTGATGCAATTTATACCGAGCGTTACAAGGAACTGGCGTTTGAAGGGCATCGTTTTTACGATCTTCGCCGCCGTAACCTGTCGGTACAACGCCTTGCGGCCGATGCTACGAATGCTTCGGGAGCAGTTACTTTGCTGCCAACTCAGGCCCAGTATGCCTTTCCCATTCCAGCACAGGAAGTACTAATCAATAAGAACACCATTCAAAATCCAAAATATTAA
- a CDS encoding cyanophycinase, with product MSLPGCIEHPGVIYPFMKQLTLFLSLGTWFCLVACSKSGTAEAAPANGKGTTGPGVVVKRRPASLGIVGDSANVDKTVTGGMVLMGGGKDVDAAFRWMIDRSGGGDVVIIRATGTDAYNPYINSLGTVNSVETLKIDSKDLANNDTVAHIIRNAEMLFIAGGDQSDYMKYWKGTKTEKAINYLLTEKRAPVGGTSAGCAILGGLYYSGENCSVTSAEALQNPYTITINVYNNDFLKAPYLQQVITDQHYLTRQREGRSLVFAGRILKDWNIAAKVIASDERTAVCIDKDGKAKVYGDYNENRPYSYAYFIITDQAKLPEQITAGKPLNWNRGGKAVAVYEIAASANGGGGFNVSNFNLAEATGGKWYWWWADNGILNKKEQ from the coding sequence ATGAGCCTACCCGGATGTATTGAGCATCCAGGTGTTATTTATCCGTTTATGAAACAGCTTACTTTATTTTTATCGTTAGGCACTTGGTTTTGTTTGGTTGCCTGCAGTAAATCAGGAACTGCTGAAGCAGCCCCTGCTAATGGCAAAGGCACAACCGGCCCGGGCGTAGTAGTTAAACGTCGCCCCGCATCTTTAGGGATTGTTGGCGACAGCGCTAATGTTGATAAAACAGTTACAGGCGGAATGGTTTTAATGGGTGGAGGCAAAGATGTTGATGCCGCTTTTAGATGGATGATTGATCGCAGTGGTGGTGGCGATGTCGTTATAATTCGTGCTACAGGTACAGATGCCTACAACCCTTACATCAATAGCTTAGGGACAGTAAACTCTGTTGAAACGCTTAAAATTGACAGTAAGGACCTGGCCAATAATGATACCGTTGCTCATATTATCCGAAATGCTGAAATGCTATTTATTGCAGGCGGAGACCAATCGGATTATATGAAATACTGGAAGGGAACTAAAACCGAAAAGGCGATAAATTATTTACTGACCGAAAAAAGGGCACCTGTTGGCGGAACCAGCGCAGGCTGTGCAATTTTGGGCGGCCTATATTACAGCGGCGAAAACTGTAGCGTAACTTCGGCCGAAGCTTTGCAAAACCCTTACACGATTACCATAAACGTATATAACAATGATTTTTTAAAGGCACCTTACCTGCAACAGGTAATCACCGACCAGCACTATCTTACCCGCCAACGTGAAGGGCGGTCGCTGGTATTTGCCGGCCGTATTTTAAAGGATTGGAATATTGCGGCTAAAGTAATTGCCTCTGACGAACGAACGGCTGTATGTATCGATAAAGATGGAAAAGCAAAAGTTTATGGAGATTATAATGAAAATCGTCCTTATAGCTACGCCTATTTCATTATAACCGACCAAGCTAAACTGCCTGAACAAATAACTGCCGGCAAGCCGCTGAACTGGAACCGGGGCGGCAAAGCCGTTGCTGTTTACGAAATTGCAGCTTCGGCTAACGGAGGTGGAGGTTTTAACGTAAGTAATTTTAATTTGGCAGAGGCAACAGGCGGTAAGTGGTACTGGTGGTGGGCAGATAACGGTATTTTGAACAAAAAAGAACAATAA
- a CDS encoding isoaspartyl peptidase/L-asparaginase → MKKLRYLALGLLMAMSASVNAQQKKYVLIVHGGAGTILKKNMTPEKEAAYKAALTLALETGYKTLKQGKTSLDAVEATIHVLEDSPLFNAGKGAVFTHDGRNELDAAIMNGKTLEAGAIAGVTTIRNPISGARAVMEKSEHVMMVGDGADKFAKEVGLTIVDPKYYWTKERWDGLQQAIKEDSTKAVLDHGSKKSMLLGTKNHDYKFGTVGCVALDNAGNLAAGTSTGGMTNKKYGRVGDAPIIGAGTYCNNETAGISCTGWGEFYIRNVVAKTISDLMEYKGLGVAEASKIVLNKVGKMGGDGGLIALDKKGNIAMPFNTEGMYRGTVTADGKVEVQIYK, encoded by the coding sequence ATGAAAAAATTAAGATATTTGGCTTTAGGCCTGCTTATGGCAATGAGTGCAAGTGTTAATGCACAACAAAAGAAATATGTATTAATTGTACATGGCGGCGCAGGCACTATCCTCAAAAAAAACATGACACCTGAAAAGGAAGCTGCCTATAAGGCCGCTTTAACCCTGGCTCTTGAAACAGGTTACAAAACACTGAAGCAAGGCAAAACCAGTTTAGACGCTGTTGAAGCTACTATACATGTATTGGAAGATTCTCCGTTGTTTAATGCTGGTAAAGGAGCCGTATTTACGCACGACGGGCGCAATGAACTGGATGCCGCTATAATGAACGGCAAAACACTTGAAGCCGGCGCTATTGCTGGCGTCACCACCATTCGTAACCCTATTAGCGGCGCACGGGCGGTGATGGAAAAATCTGAACATGTGATGATGGTAGGAGATGGCGCCGATAAGTTTGCGAAAGAAGTGGGCCTCACCATTGTTGACCCTAAGTACTACTGGACCAAAGAACGCTGGGACGGTTTACAACAGGCCATCAAAGAAGATTCGACCAAAGCGGTGTTAGATCATGGCAGTAAAAAATCAATGCTGCTGGGTACTAAAAATCATGACTATAAATTTGGCACGGTAGGTTGTGTTGCGCTTGACAACGCCGGCAATCTGGCTGCCGGTACCTCAACCGGTGGCATGACCAATAAGAAGTACGGCCGGGTTGGCGATGCGCCTATTATAGGTGCCGGTACTTATTGTAACAATGAAACAGCCGGTATTTCCTGCACTGGCTGGGGCGAATTTTACATCCGTAATGTGGTGGCTAAAACCATTTCCGATTTGATGGAATACAAAGGTTTAGGTGTGGCCGAAGCATCTAAAATTGTGTTGAACAAAGTTGGTAAAATGGGTGGCGACGGCGGCCTCATTGCTTTAGATAAAAAAGGAAACATTGCAATGCCATTCAATACCGAAGGTATGTACCGCGGCACTGTAACAGCAGATGGTAAAGTTGAAGTTCAGATCTATAAATAA
- a CDS encoding cyanophycinase produces MKRLSTCLFLLLLFAASLRLNAQTRVIPKGSLFIIGGGTRSDALIRQLVSTAKLGAKDYIIILPMASEIPDTGFKYISQQLRVQTSLPIRNFDFSKHDSKDPKWVDSVAKAKLIYILGGDQNRFMKAVLNTPVYDAIHKAYQSGSTIAGTSAGAAVMSKYMITGVQLKDSKYKDTFDKLWDQNIEFSEGLGLLEHTIIDQHFLKRNRYNRIISALASKPGYMGVGIDESTAIIVNGNKATVAGDSQVLRFVNSENSATTAGGLLKFKNINLSIYTSGDVFEIKP; encoded by the coding sequence ATGAAACGCCTATCTACCTGCCTGTTTCTTTTATTACTGTTTGCAGCAAGCTTGCGCCTGAACGCTCAAACACGGGTTATACCTAAAGGCTCGTTATTTATTATTGGCGGAGGAACCCGCTCTGATGCGTTGATCAGGCAACTGGTATCGACCGCTAAATTAGGAGCAAAAGATTATATTATCATACTGCCCATGGCCAGCGAAATTCCTGACACTGGCTTTAAATATATTAGCCAGCAACTCCGGGTTCAAACCAGCTTGCCTATCCGCAACTTTGATTTCAGCAAGCATGATTCAAAAGATCCGAAATGGGTCGACTCTGTTGCCAAAGCTAAATTGATCTATATTTTAGGCGGCGACCAAAACCGCTTTATGAAAGCCGTTTTAAATACCCCGGTTTATGACGCTATTCACAAGGCCTATCAAAGCGGCTCAACAATAGCCGGTACCAGTGCCGGCGCTGCAGTAATGAGTAAATATATGATTACCGGAGTACAGCTTAAAGACAGCAAATACAAAGACACGTTTGATAAACTTTGGGATCAAAACATAGAATTTAGTGAAGGCTTGGGCTTGCTGGAACATACCATTATAGACCAGCACTTTTTAAAACGTAACCGCTACAATCGAATCATATCGGCCCTGGCTAGTAAACCTGGTTATATGGGTGTAGGGATTGACGAAAGTACAGCCATTATTGTGAACGGCAATAAAGCAACCGTCGCCGGTGACAGCCAGGTACTGAGGTTTGTGAACTCCGAAAATAGCGCAACAACAGCAGGCGGCTTGCTTAAATTTAAAAACATTAATTTAAGTATCTACACCAGCGGAGATGTTTTTGAGATCAAACCTTAA
- a CDS encoding MAC/perforin domain-containing protein: protein MSKIILLLAALGLFMSCKKSGDSFIETPVPETIKEMNFAVTGPKPVSLGPVRQGTGNFNFLGYGYNVVGKYADTSSVKAQVINIEAYAAAFPRNINTSRTTSQASTPLYAENAEDYLSKITSNRSTDVNFFKGTITSAFPGQDAILNKNVYAQFVHAMTWKTITNNWDRAEPQDYLTSEFKHDVQNLTSENLVKRYGTHILSGVALGEKFNVYFQANSSANNKLHSSKVGFTYALNKVFGISTGYADPLKPNDINAISEPKLVYEAIGGDPSKITQKVTNKGTLIWYYDWIATCTEEKALFIDVVALTPLQDMIANPAKKAEVKNYITSYIQQNQVKM from the coding sequence ATGAGTAAAATAATACTCTTACTGGCCGCGTTAGGGCTATTTATGTCTTGCAAAAAATCCGGTGATTCTTTCATTGAAACACCTGTTCCAGAAACTATTAAAGAAATGAATTTTGCCGTTACGGGGCCTAAGCCTGTGTCTTTAGGACCAGTTCGGCAAGGAACAGGCAACTTCAACTTTTTAGGATATGGATATAATGTAGTGGGTAAATACGCCGATACCAGCTCAGTTAAGGCACAGGTTATTAACATCGAAGCTTATGCCGCAGCTTTCCCCCGAAACATCAATACCAGCCGCACTACTTCCCAAGCCTCCACACCACTTTATGCAGAAAATGCTGAAGATTATTTAAGTAAAATAACTTCAAATCGAAGTACGGATGTGAATTTTTTCAAGGGTACAATTACTTCTGCTTTTCCGGGTCAGGACGCTATTTTGAATAAAAACGTTTATGCACAATTTGTACACGCAATGACGTGGAAAACTATTACTAACAACTGGGATAGGGCTGAACCCCAAGACTATCTAACATCTGAATTTAAACATGACGTTCAAAACTTAACCTCCGAAAACTTGGTAAAAAGATATGGTACTCACATCTTATCCGGTGTTGCTTTAGGAGAAAAGTTCAATGTTTATTTTCAGGCAAACTCATCTGCTAACAACAAGCTGCATTCATCGAAAGTTGGCTTTACCTACGCATTAAATAAGGTTTTTGGCATTAGTACTGGCTATGCAGATCCACTTAAACCAAACGACATAAATGCCATTTCTGAACCCAAGTTGGTTTACGAAGCCATAGGTGGCGATCCATCAAAAATTACCCAAAAGGTAACTAATAAAGGAACACTTATCTGGTATTACGATTGGATTGCAACCTGCACTGAAGAGAAAGCTTTGTTTATAGACGTTGTAGCCTTAACTCCGTTACAAGATATGATTGCTAATCCTGCTAAAAAGGCTGAAGTGAAAAATTACATCACGTCATACATTCAGCAAAATCAGGTTAAAATGTAA